The Pseudanabaena sp. ABRG5-3 genome includes the window CAGCATCCTCATTGAAAATGCCGCGATCATCCACAAGGGAAATCATGCCTAAATGATATTTTCTGCCCACTACAAAGTCATCTTGACCATGATTAGGCGCAGTATGCACTAAACCCGTACCTGATTCCGCAGTGACGTGATCGCCTAAGACAATCGGACTAGGGCGATCGCAAATGGGATGCTTAGCGATCGTTCCTTCGAGAACATCACCCTTGAAGGTATATTTCACTTCCAAAGCTTGCTCAAAAGTAGCGGCTAACTTCTCAACCAGTTCCGTGGCAACGATATAGTTCTTGTCACCAGCAGCGACAATGCTGTAACTGAGATGGGGGTTAGCGCTAATGCCCAAGTTGGCAGGAATTGTCCAAGGTGTAGTTGTCCAGATCACAGCATGGAGATTTGCGAGATCAGCGATCGCCTTCAACTTCTCGCTAGATTGGGTAACTGGAAACGCCACATAGATACTGCGCGAAACATGATTCTCGGGATATTCCAATTCGGCTTCCGCGAGGGCAGTATGGGAACTGGGCGACCAATATACGGGCTTCAGACCACGATAGATATAGCCTTTCAGAGCGATTTTTCCAAATACACCGATTTGGGCTGCTTCATATTCAGGCTTTAGGGTGTAATAGGCGTTCTCATAATCACCCCAAACCCCTAAACGCTTAAACACAGCCGCTTGTTCGCCAATAGTTTGTAACGCGAATTCCTTCGCCCGTTGCCGCAACTGTAACGGCGTTAACTTAGCCCGTTCTTCTGCTTTGATATTTTGTAAAACTTTAAGTTCGATCGGTAAGCCATGACAGTCCCAACCTAAAACATAACGGGCTTTACGTCCACGGAGAAGTTGGTAACGGTTAATAATATCTTTTAAGGATTTGCCCAAGGCATGACCCATGTGCAACGTCCCATTCGCGTAGGGAGGACCATCATGTAGGGTAAAAATATCACCCTTGTTATTGCTGCTTAAGTCCTCATAAATGCCCTGCTCTTGCCAAAACTTTTGAATCTCTGGTTCACGAATAATTGCATTTGCCCGCATCGAAAAGTCGGTTTGGGGCAAGTTTACGGTGTCCTTATATTCAGGATTACCTGCCAGATTCTCAGAGTTGGCTTTAGGAGCAGATGTCATTGTTCTAAACTACGTTAAAATTTGCTAAGGTTTACCCCCCATTATGACGCAATATTAAGCAAACAGATATTACAGATATTATTTTGTGGGTCATGTTTGCAATTGCTTCGTTGTATTTGAAGCAAAATCTCAGAAGAGAATTGACAGGAAATCTCGGCTAAATCTAAGGACGAGATAGCTACTTTTTGTCGTGTATCCCTAAACAGGCTAGGATACAAATACATCAAGTAATTAGGAATTAACAATGGTAGAACGTCCTATCAAAAAAGCAGATCGTCAGCCTAAGCCCGAAGGTAACGAAAATACAACTAGCGCGAAACGGTCTGACGACTCCGATAAAAAGCGTTCTGGCCGTGATGGTGGCAAGGGCAAGAGAGATAAAAGGGGTGGAAGAGATGAAGAAGTAAAGGCTCCCGTAAATCTTGCTTTGGTGAGGGGACCAAAACCAGTTAAGCCCCAGCCAGTTGTAGAAGAAATTATTTCCGAAGAACCCGCAGCAACTGAAGAAAGCGCACCAGAAGAAACAGCATAAATAAAAAAAAGGAGGTGCAAAGTACCTCCTTTTTTAGTAAATATAAATATAAATATAAAGAGGTGCAAAGCACCTCTTTTATTTTTTAGTAAGTAAACCTTGGCTAGGACTAAAAACTAGGGTTAGCAAAAACAAAATGAGGACGGATAAAACGATCGCAGGACCAGAGGGCAGATTCAAATAGTAACTGGCATATAAACCGATCGCACTTGCTGTTACACCTATAGCTGCGCCCACAAAAATCATTTGATGCAATTCCTTGACTAATAAATAAGCCGTAATCGCAGGGCCCACTAACAGCGAGACGACTAACACTACGCCCATCGTTTGCATACTGGCAATAATCGTTAAAGTGACTCCTGCCATTAAGCCCAAATAGATCAGATTCACAGGGAGTCCTAGTGCTTGCGCCCCAGTGCGATCAAAGGTGTAAAACAGTAATTGCTTATAAAATATGGCGATCGCGACTAGAACGATCACGGTAATAACTCCAGACCGAATCGTATCGGTCTGAGAAACGCTGAGAATATCGCCAAACAAAAAGCCATGTAGGTCGATTTTGATTTTGAGTAGGGAAATTAGCAAAATCCCGATCGCAAAGAAACTAGAAGATGTCAATGCCATTGCTGCATCAACCTTGACGCGAGTTTGCGATCGCAACCATGCAATTAAAAATGCGCTGCTAATCCCTGAAATAAATGCCCCGATCGCTACATCAATTTTATAAAAAAAGGCGATCGCCATCCCCGGCATGACAGTATGGGTCATCACATCTCCTAGCAATGCCATGCGCTGCACAATCAGGAAACATCCGATCGCAGGGCAAACAATTCCTGCTAAACCACCTGCAATGATGGCATTTCGCATAAATTCTAGGGCAAGTGGTTCGGTGAGCCATTGCCAGATGGGAAATTGGGCAAATATTGGCGTGATTATTGATGTGGATATCAAAGCTAATTATTGAGTGAGTTATACGTGTCGTCGCTATGTCAATTTTGTCATACGCGATCGCTTTCCATTGAAACAGAGGAATTTGTGCAGCAGGTTGCTGCACTATTGGTTCATTGTGCTTCTGAGCCAAACGCAGCGATCCATTTGTGCTGAATTGCGGTTTCGAGGAGACTTTGGACGATCGCTAACCATGCAATATTTTCGAGTAGTAAGATGGCGCTTACTAAAGCTAGTTGGACTAAAGGCAAGAGCGTAAGTGTAGGCAAGTCGCGATCAATTGCACCAAAACTACGGATACAGGCAAAGGCTAAAATTGCGCCTGATTTGAGATGGGAGTTGCGATCGCGCCGCACAATGTAGCGATAGGTAACGGCAAACAAAAAACCTGAAAAGCCGATCATGCCTAGCTTAATTAGCAAAATGAAGGAGTTACCAAGCTCAAAGCTGCTGATTAGCTGCTCACCTGTTAGAAAATTCTGCAAAAAGTGATGCAATAGGGCGATCGCAAAAAATGCGAAAACACTAGCGATCACGCCGAGAAAACCAGCTTTAAAAGATTCAATGCGATCGGCTACAGATAGATGCTCTGATTCAGTCGAAATAGGATGAGAAGATTGCACGCTCGTTAACTATATTTGGGTCTACAGCAATCCTACATGAGTTCAGAGGTTACAGAAAATCTCTACACTGCATAAAATGAAAAAATTCAGTTGCTAACTCGCCAGTTCTGAATTTGCAGATTTGCGATTCTTTCAAATTCGCGAACATTAGCTGTTACAAGAATTAGCTCATGCGTTATGGCAGTGGCGGCAATAAGTACATCATAAGCACCTATTGGAGTGCCTGCCTGTTTTAGAAAGCTTCTAATTTGAGCAGTTTGTTTTGCTTCTTCTTCTCCAAAAGGCAAAATTGTAACTGAATCAAGAAACGAGTTGATTAGGGGTTGGATTTTGACTGCTCTTTGGGGATTGATAGCCAATCCATATTTCAGTTCCATAGATGTTATCGATGAAACAGCAATATTTTCAGGAGAAATCGACTTTAATCGTTGTGATGTATTTAGTTCACCTTTTACAAAGTCACTGACTACACAAGTATCAAGTAAATATCGCATAGATGAGATTTACAAACTTTAAAGTGTTATTTCTTGGGGCGGTAGTAGCTCATCTCGATAGGACTCAAAGTCAATACTGTCTGCAAAACCTTGATGTTGCAAAATCAAATCTGACCAAGTACTAATCTTATTTTCCAAAAATGTAACAAATACATTGCTTTCGCGAATCCCCTGCGGGACTTCAGCAAGACTAATTTGCCCATTTTTATAAATTCCCTGCACAGTTTTTAGCATAGATTAACCTCCAACAATTGCACGATCTCTATTCTCACATTCTGCCATGTCAAATTAGGATTTCAGTGCGATCGCTTTTAACTTTGCTGTTCTAAATAATCGGCGACTGCTTGCAAATCTGCTAATCCTCGATTCAGGCGATCGCGCATTGCTTCATCGAGTTTAGGATTTTGCAAGGCAACTTCTTGAATTGCTTCTAGCCATTTGGAGATTGGTACATGGCGCACGGCTTCACGTAGTCCCATGTTTGCCAAGATGCCAAGATAAAAGCCTGTGAAGTCTTGACCTCCATATTCATAGAAGCCGTCCCATAGTTCTAATTTTTCAGGGGTGTATTCAAAGTATTGATCGGAGGTGATTGGGGTGCGATCGAGTTGGGGTTGGGGAAGTGGTGGTTTAGTCATGGGAAGCCACTGAAAATTCTTATCAATTTATCAAATAAGTTTGTCGATAATTTCTATCTGCCATATATAAAGCCTCTGATTCACTCCATTGTTTCATCGGCTCCAAATCTGCAACAATTGCAAACTGACTTAAATATAAATTATCTCCTAAAACATTAGCGATAACTTTGGCGATCACCTTACAGCAACTTTGCGGATAACGTACTACTTGTTCTTCACTAAAGCGAATTACCAACCAATTTCTATTAAGGAAAAAGTTATTGCGATTTGTATCTTTGCTAGCTCCAACAAAGTGAGTAGGAATTTTACTGTTATAGGCATAAGGCTCATCAATCTCTATGTCAATGTATAAATTTACTTCTTTGTCGATATAGACAAAATCAGGGCTGTAATGATACTTAAAATTTGGAATATTTAGCGTAAGTCCGCGTTTTACTTTGTCCTTAAAATAGTGAGTGAGATATGCATAAAACTTGGCTTCTGAGAAGCCTACTTGAGCTTTACTATTCCCTCCATCGTGGGTTTTGGTTTGCCTGAGTATCCGCAAAAGTTCTAATTTTCGATACGAAGCTACATTTTCGTAACTATGGATATGCTTGATCTCTTCCTGATATTCTCGCTTCGCCTGTTGATAGAACTGCAATAACTTTGGATACTTCCTTACTTGGTTATCATAGTCACGTTTTCGCTGTGGAAAACTCTGATTCATTGACCATGCGAGATAAGCAACTATACAAGTGCTTAGAGTGATCGCTGTAATACCTAGCCAAATATTAAAAAATGCAAGCACCAATGACGCGACAAAGCCAACAGTCATCCACCTTATTAATACCTTTCTGTCATAGATTTCTGGTGGTGAAGATGGTTTTTGTGGTGCTGTCTCTGTAAATACAGGTACAGGTGGATTGACGCTTTGGGCGCGTTGTATGGACTGGGGAATTAAGATGATCGGATAGTTCATCATCACTAAACCTCCATTTGACAAACTCTAACACAGGCGATCGCTTGATCTACTGTCGGCATGATTGACTGATAAATTTGACAAGCCTTACTTTATTAGACTTTAAAATTTCAGACTTAAGTTTCGTTTTTAGGAAACTTGTGAGACTTTAGGCAACTAGGCAAGCCTGTCAAAAAGATGTAATAATTTGTAACAGAATTGACAAGCGATCGCTTAACCATACGTTCAAAACGATCAAATCCATGGAACCCGAATCAATAAATACGGAAACCTCTGACGCAGAAACTAAACCCGTACTCAATATCACCATAGTTGAAGCCTCTGAAGGCAAAGAAGAACCCCATCGTCATGAATGTGGCGTATGTGGCTATATATATGAACCATCAATAGGTGATACCAAACGGAATATTCCTGCGGGTACACCCTTTGAAGAAATTGCCGAAGACTGGCGTTGCCCCGTCTGTAACACCAAGAAAAAATCCTTTGCAGATATTGGCGTTGCCTCCAAGCCTTCAGGATTTACCGAAAACCTTGGCTATGGCTTTGGCGTAAATGTCATGACCCCTAGCCAGAAAAACCTACTCATATTTGGATCATTGGCACTTGCCGTCATTTTCTTTATCAGTCTATACGCACTCGATTAATTGGCGATTAATTAACTAGTTCAGTATTCATTCGGTATTATTTCAGAATTATCATTTTACGGACTTTTATAGATTTTTTATGAAAAAAAGCATAAAACGCTTTCTTAGCTCTTTACTTGTTTGTCTATTGCTTTGCGTGACATTGTTAGGCGTAGCGATACCCAGTGCCTCCGCAAATCATGGCAACTGGCACAAAGTAGAGCTACCTGTAGCCATCACCCCCCTTGATCTTTGGTTTGACAAATATGAACCCAATCATGGCTGGCTAGTAGGTACTGACGCTACTTTGCTCGAATCTATCGACGGCGGCAAAACTTGGGAAGAGCGCAAACTCGATCTCGGCGATGGCATCTATCGTTTCTCATCGATCAGCTTCTCTGGTAACGAAGGTTGGATTACAGGGCAACCTGCACTCCTGCTCCATACCACCGATAACGGTCAGTCTTGGTCACGCATTGGGCTTAGCTCCAAACTCCCTGGAGATCCCTTTAAGATCGTGGCTCAAGGTCGTAACTCTGCGGAAATGGTCACCGACTTAGGCGCAATTTATAGCACCCAAGATGGTGGTCAAAACTGGAGAGCCTTAGTTACTCAAGCCGTTGGTAATGCGCGTAACCTCAACCGTAGTGATGATGGTCGTTATGTAGCTATCTCGGCTAATGGCAACTTTTATTCCACATGGCAACCGGGGGATATGACTTGGATTCAGCATAATCGCAATAGCTCTCGCCGTGTGCAGAACATGGGCTACACTCCCGACAATCGCCTCTGGATGCTCAATCGTGGTGGTCAAGTTCAGTTTAGTGAAGTTGCCGAATTTGATAAATGGGACAAGAAGCAAACTCCTAAAGATGGTGGCGGTTTCGGTCTGCTCGATCTTGCCTATCAAGATCAAAATAATGTCTGGATTTCTGGCGGTAGTTCAAGATTGCTGCATAGTGAAGATGGCGGCAAAACTTGGAAGCGAGATGAGTCCGCCGCAAATGCTGGCGCAAACCTTTACAAGCTCTACTTTTTCTCTCGCGATCGCGGTTTCGTAGTTGGACAAAATGGCACATTACTAGCCTATTCTCCAGACTAAAAAAATCGTGCTAAATAGTTAAGGCGGCGCTCCGCGCCGCCTTAACTATTTAAATCCTTTGCTTTTTAGGAATACCCTAAAAAAAATCCCCGCTTTGCGGGGATTTTTTTATCTGCCTAATGCGTGGAGTGCGTTAATTGCATCCGCGCATTTTTGTGTGTATGCCTCAAGGGTGGCGCGATCGCCTGACTCTGGCGCAGGAATCAACTCCCCAATCCGCACCGTCACAGGCTGAAATAATTTAGGAAATTTGGCTCCTTTCGGTAAAATTGTCTCCGTACCCCACACACATACGGGTAAAAAAGGTGCATTGGTTTTCGAGGCAATCATTGCTGCGCCTAGTTTAGGATTTGTAATCTTGCCGTCAAGGGTGCGTGTCCCTTCCAAAAAAATACCCGTCGCCCAGCCCTTATTAATTGACTCGATCGCTGATCTAATTGCTGCGCGATCGCCTGCCCCACGCTTCACAGGATAAGCACCAAAAGCTGTAATCGCCTGCTTTAACACTGGTACTTCAAACAATTCTTCCTTTGCCATAAAAGCAACGGGACGCGCCATACAACTACCAACGATCAAAGGGTCAAAGTCACTGGCATGGTTACTAACCACGATGAGATTGCCAGTTAGTGGTACATTTTCAGCGCCATAAATTCGTTCTTGGTAAAACAAATACAGCAGTGGACGCACCACTAGCCACTTGAACATCATATATAAAATATGATTACCGCCTTGAGCCTTCTCGTTATCTTTGGTAGTCGTAGGGGTAGTTTCGTTTTCCATTTACCAATATGTCCAGAACATTGCTACTTAAACTTAATACGAATTAGGTACATAAGGCTTCAGCTTTTTTTGGGCGCGGCGAAGTCGCGCCCAAAAAAAGCTAGTTCTTAAGCTGCTGCCATTGTTCTGGGGTATAGGTTTTTAAAGCAAGGGCATGAATTGTCGTTTGCATCTGATCGGCTAGAGCCGCATAAACCATGCGATGTTGCTGCATCATCGTTTTACCTGCAAAGTTCTCCGCAACGATGATCGCATCATAATGGCCACTACCCGCAGGGGCATTCATCCGCCCTTGATGGTGTTTATGCAAATCACTACGATCTTCGATTTCCACAATAGTTGCCCCGATTTTTTCTTGTAAAGTAGCTTTGATTGTCGCGATCGCGTTCATATGGTTCTACTGAATTGAGCCAACCTACTTATACCAAATTAAGAACTAAATAAAAACCATCGGTTTATTCTTGAATGGAGCGAAGGCTTCGGCATCAAACCGATAGAGACTAGCTGGACGACCTGCTCCTTTTGAAGTTTTAATACCCGTATCACTAAGAAATCCTAACTTGAGTAATCGAGTACGGAAATTAGAATAATCGGAGAAATTCTCGCCAAGGACTGTGGTGTAGAGTTGATAAAGATCACTAAGGGTAAAAGCTTCAGGCAAAACATCAAAGGCAACAGGACTATATTCCAATTTATTGCGAAGGCGGCGATGTCCATATTCGAGAATGCGGTTGTGATCAAAGGCAAGTTCTGGAACTTGCTTAACGGGATACCACGCAATTCCACTAACTCCATCGGCGATCAGTTCTGCTTGAGAGAAGGGAACTAGGGCAAAATAACTGACAGATAGATAACGAACTGCATAGCTATCTGGCGCTTCACGAGGATCACGTCCAATGTCGCCAAAGGTGAAGAGTTGTTCTAAATAAAGATTTTTAGCGCGGATTTTTTCCGAGAGAATTCGATAGGCTGCTTCTTCAAGGGATTCACCCTGACGCACGAGGGTTCCGGGCAGACACCAGCGATCGCGATAGGGTTCATGTTGGCGCATCACCAGTAGCACTAATAGACGATTCTGCTCGGTATCTACGGAAAAGATCACGTTATCAACACCGACCTTAAAGTCTGCTAGGGGTTTAGGGGCTATGGGGCGGGACTTGTCTGCCATGCGTAAAGCGACTCTCGTTGGATATATGCTGCGACTGTGGGTATTATGACTGAACTGTTACCATTGTTGCGATAGTCAGACGAAGAAACGTTAGGAATCGAGGTCGAGTCAGGGGCGATCGCCACTTTAGTCCCCATATACACAAGGTGATCGACATCCGCTTGGGCAATAGTCACGCCTTGACGGGGAACAACTAGTAGCTTGACTTGCTTGAGCAGATCTTGGGCGCGATACCAAGTTGGCAATTGTGGCACTAGATCCCCACCGATAACGAGGGTAAAGTTTGCCTGAGGCAGGATTTGTTTGGCTTTTTCGATGGTGTTAATTGTGCGCGGATCGCTAAGTTCGGGATGTAGCGTAATTGTTTGGGCAGGTGGCTGGATAGCGGCGATGGTTAGATCCATCATTTTGAGGCGATCGTTTAAGCTTGCCTGATGGGTTTTAAAGGGGTTGTCCGATACCCAAACTAATACGCGATCGTAATGGTTATCCAACCATTGCAAGATCTGTTGATGTCCAATACTAGGCGGATCAGCACTAGTGCCAAAGAGCGCGATGTTCATTTTTCTTACAACTAACCATTTTTGCGATCGCCATTATCTTTATCAAAAATAAAACCCCTACGAAAGAGATTAACCTATTCCGAGAAATGTTGCAGCAACATAGGCAATGTAATCCAACAAGGTTAGCTAAGGTATTAGGCGATCGCGCTGTAAGTATCTGATAAAGACAAGATAGATTGTCACTTTATGATCGTTTCGAGACATACTCCATCTAGAAATACTCTGACTTACTAGTTCTAGAAGTACTTAGTTTTACCGAAGCGGATTGCTTCTGTTCTATCTTCTCGATTGTTGGGATGTAGCTGATCAACTTGCCATAATCTTGGATTTGTTTGGATGTACTGGCGAATCTTTTTTAATGATGTTTCATCACGAATGATATGGTCGTAATAATTGCGCTGCCATACGGGAATTCCTGATGTGTGACGGATTTGGTTAACGCGACGAGCAAAGAATGTTTTAAATCCTCGAATAATTTCTGGGCTCCCATAATTGTTCTCTGTTGTAAAATTCTTTGTAGGGGCGGTTTCTGTAGGAATCGAGGTTTTGTAGGGGCGGGTTTTGTTGATAGATTCTGCATTCAGCGCAAAATTATCTGCTAAACCCGCCCCATCGGGTAAATCTTTGTTTTTAAATGCAAAATCATCTGCTAAACCGTTTGTAGGGGCGGGTTTTGAAAATGAATTTTGGTTCTCAAGGCTAAAATTGTCTGCTAAACCCGCCCCTACAGAATTGTCGTGATTCATAGAAATATCATCGTTATCTATCAAAAATAGAATGCCGTGAATGTGGTTAGGCATTATGACAAATTCATCTAATTCCAATCTAGGATAGTATTTAGGTAGGTTTTGCCAATGAGAATGCACGATTTTTCCATATTGATTTAACCGCATTTCTCCATCGCTAATTGTTCCAAATAGGCATTCTCGTTGAAAAGTACAAATGGTGATGAAATAACTACCTACAGATGAATAGTCGTATCCTTTGAGCCGAATAGAGCGACGATGGTGTTTTTCGCGATCGTATTTCATGGCATTATTGAGATTGCGTAGGGGCGGGTAGAAATTGAGATTGCGTAGGGGCGGTATGGGAATATGTCTAAAACGATGAGTAAGGCTTGCTGAATATCCTGCATAGCCTTCTCATCTAGCTGTCCTAGCTTGCAGACAAATCTTTCTTGAGATAACGATCGCACTTGAAAGGTATCAGCCGCAGAAATTTTGCTCAATCCATTATCTGTTGTGGGTTCCAGTTTTACCATCCAAGTACGAATTGCGTATCTTTATTTCCAATCAGTAATGGGAATAATCACTTTTAGGGGCAGAATTCCTATGGCGTTATTACTGACAATAATGACTGGACGAGTTTTCCCGATTTCACTACCAACGGAGGGATTGAGTTGAACTAGCCAGATTTCACCTCTATTCATATTCGTAAAAGTCCTCACCATCAACGGTAGTTAGGGCTGTTAATTCTGGATCGTTTGTGTAGTCGTCAACGGCAAGTAAGGCGGCGATTTTTAGCTGTTGGTTGATTTGAGCGCGGGTGGGTTTTGTTTGAGTTAGTAGTCTTTGTAGAAGTATTTCTGCTATTTGGAAGCAGTCTTCTTGAGAGAGTTTTGGAATAGTTTGGAGGATTTCTGTAGTTGTAATCATGGGTTTCTCCTAACTTCTTAATAAGGCAACAAAACCTGCTTGTTCAAAATGTTTGTCATAAGTTAGGGCTTCTATAATTCCTAGTTCTTCCATGATGCAAAATGATGAGCAGTCGGTATGACTCCATGCTTTGTCTTGACGTTGGGCATAGAGTTGAAAGGCGCTTGTGAAAAGTTGACTCGTTATAGGAATAACTTCCATATTTTCGTCTTCTTGAATTTGGCTAATTAGATTGACTGTGGTTTCACGAAATCGCGATCCACTGCCTGAGTAATGATTGAGCAATTCATTGAGTATGAGTTCACTTGTAACTAGCTTAGATGGAAATAGTGTTAGTGTGAGATTGTTAGCAAACTCATGGAGTGAATCAGTAGGGTTAAGAACTGCGATCCAGTAGCTTGTATCAACAAATATTTTTCGCATTAGTCTTCTTTGGGTGAGCCATATAAGTAATGATCGACGTTTTTAGAAGCGTCAGATGGTAGTTTTTGCCATTCTTCTTTGGGGATGCTTTCTCGGATTTTGGCGATGCGCTGTAGGAATGCTTGGGCTTGGGCGTAACCTGCTTGTTTTTCTAGTTCTTGCTGTTTGCGAAGGGTTTCTACTTCTTGCAAGATTAAGGCGGCGATATGTTCTTGGTCGGTTTCTGAAAGTTGAGAAATGACTTCAAGGGCTTGGTTGAGTAGTTGTGGCATGGTGTTTTTCTCCTATTGTATCAAGGCTTGAAAGCGTGGATCGTGGCGGATGTTGTCAAAATCTGAGTCGGTCTTTGCTTGCTTGTTATTCTGGCGTGTATTCGATTACTAGAGCGATCGCGATCGTAATTTCTATCATTAGGTCTTCAGTAAGTTTTCCTAGTTGTCGGATAAACCTTGTAATATCTAGACCTCTTAGTTGAAGCGTATCAATTGCTGAGACTTTACTTAATCCATTGATGCTATCTGGCTCAATCTTGATATGCCAGATATTTTCCTCGAAATATGGTTTCCAGTCAGTAATGGAAGCAATCAGTTTTATTGGTAATTTGCCGATCGCATCTGAGCTAATCACAACTACTGGTCTAGTTTTGCGAATTTCTGCACCGACGGTTGGTTCAAGATTGACCATCCAGATTTCACCTCTATTTGGTTTCATTGTGGTACTCAAGGATATCTCCTACTCCTATTTCTTTCCATTCTGGATTTTGTTGATAATGCTCTACCATCTTTTCTGCTTGCTGAGCAAGGATTTGGCGGCGTTGTTCTAATGGCATTTTTAGTAAGAAGCGGCGAGACTTTTTTCGGGCTTCAAGTCTTCGGAAGATATCATGGGCAATTTCTTCTTGTTCTGTCTGGGGTAATGCAGAAGCGGCGGTAAAGGCTTGTTCGAGTAGGGTAGTCATGGTGTTTTCTTCTATTGTATCAAGGCTTGAAAGTGGGAAGAGTTGCTAAATCAAAAGGTTCTCAAATGGTTTATTATTCCAGCGATAGACATTGAAATCACGGCGATCGACGGTTAATATGCGTCCACTGTTTAACTGCTCTGCTAAAACGACTAAAGAGGCATCTGCCATATCCATTGGGAGATCTGCGTATTTTTCCATGAGAACGATCATGCGATCGATGTGAGTTGGTTCAAGGTCGAATATTTGAAAGGCTCCTAGGACAAAGCTTTTTAGAAAGTTGGATTGGGCGGTATGGCTGACTGTTGCGGCTAGGAAGTAACAGGTTTCGGTGATGACAGGGAATGTCGTAATCATTGGTTCTTGAATTGTTTCAAAGGCTCTTTGCGCTGCTAAATGGGCAGAATCGCGACGATTGAATAGTGCGACAAAGGCTCCTGTATCAACTATGATCATGCTTTTTGAGAATGTAGGATTTGACTACGGATTTGTAGTTAGTTGAGAGATCGGGTTCTCCTTCAATACATCCAACTAAGCCGAGTTCTGTAAATATTTGGAGGGGA containing:
- a CDS encoding type II toxin-antitoxin system VapC family toxin is translated as MIIVDTGAFVALFNRRDSAHLAAQRAFETIQEPMITTFPVITETCYFLAATVSHTAQSNFLKSFVLGAFQIFDLEPTHIDRMIVLMEKYADLPMDMADASLVVLAEQLNSGRILTVDRRDFNVYRWNNKPFENLLI